DNA sequence from the Lycium barbarum isolate Lr01 chromosome 5, ASM1917538v2, whole genome shotgun sequence genome:
GACCCATTTGAAACTATGGTTTGaaaacatggtttcaaaccatttTTGGACAAGCAATTAGGACATTTTAAGTTCTATTTTCTCTTATAGGCATAAAAATTCcataaattgtgaaaactatcaaaacattctcaattcttatacaatcttaccaaatgagcaagtcatagttcataacaaaattagtacactactggaagacctttctaaaaaatataacatcaattaatcaaactttagttcaataaaaatgaaaatttaacatgaatagtaatgtaactactctttaatataattctcccacataaattaaaggttggtagacataaataaaggttggtggaagttaatgagattggtaaatgattgatggaggtaattgttaaaaatatctaccaacttatgggtcttttttttttttttacaaaatataaacttatgggttaaattttatattttaaaaagttgaaaacatggtttcaaaccccaaatcatgcctttttggatgatttggggtttgaaatcATGAGTGAAAATGCATGTTCAAACGCTGGTTTGGGGTCAttgtttcaaaccatggtttcaaaccagcaTTTGGACATgcgtttgaaaccatggtttcaactttttaaattataaaacttaactcataggtttatattttgtaaaaaatgatccataagttggtagatatttttaacaattacccctaacaatcatttaccaatctcattaacttccaccaaattttatttatgtctaccaaccttttaattttgtaaaaaaagacccatagtttaattttaattattgaactaaaatttgatcaattgatgttgtagttttagaaaggtcttctagtattaattttgagccggttgttatgaattagcgtatttattttattataaactatgacttgctcatttggtaagattgtataagaattgagaatgttttgatagttttcacaacttatgAGGTTTTTATGTAAGAGAAAATActccttaaaatatccaaattacatgttcaaacatgatttcaaaccatgatttcaaactaTGACTTCAAACTATGTTCAAACGGGCCTAAGTTGTAACTAGCACACGatcacgaaaaaaaaaaatacttaaaagaAGAATTCTTGTGGTACCAAGTGAGACAATTTCAATCCAGCCAAAGGCTCCTGACCGTACACGTATCTCAATATATCCCACTTGCTAGTTGCCAAAGGCATAAATTGTGGTATATGTAACAAGAACTTGGATCTACCTTAGCATCTTCATTCCCGATTCCTAGCATCAAATTTAGATGCTATACTCTCTATATCACCACCCACTCCAATAAATTCCTCAATGCTCTTCTCTCTTGAGCTAGCAAAATTAATTTACTTATATTCATTCAATCCTTTGTTGTTCTGATTCGTGAAAAATCATGAGTGCATTAGAATCTCCCCTAGAAGCTCTAGCATTCAACTACTTGAGTTTCGGACTCTTTACGGTTGTCAACAGTATATGGGCTTGGGTGGCTGTGATAACTGCGGCGCTTAGCTTCTGGAGGATCAAAACATCCTCAACGTTGTCGAAACCAGCCATACGTGGAGAGTACCCGGGTGGTACAATGTTTGTACCACCGTCAGAACAAGCTGATAGTGTATCGGTTAATAATGAGACCTCAGCAACATCTCCTGCAACACCACTTACATCGTTATCCCCTCGTGTGTTGGACAATGAGCTAGGAGGAACCAAAGGGAAATTCGCGACATATTTTGAGCTTGATGATCTGAACCACCACAATCGTGCAGATAAAAAAGGCAGAGACGAATTCAAGATTTTAAGTCAATGGATACAGAATGACACGCTTGCTAGCAATTATGTAGAGGAGGAGGAATTATGTACGGAGTGGTATGAGAGTTGGGGAAAAGTGATTAAAACAAGAAAAGGTGAAATGGGGTGGTATAATTGCCAAGATTTAATGGTGATTAATGGTAACGTAGTTAGATTATGGGAAGGCTGTAGACGGTTTAGGGAACCGGAAACCACCGCATTCTTGTGTGGCGTAGTTAGAACATGGTAGGTGAGAATAATGGTGGTAGTAGGTTAATGTTAATTACTACTAGTAGGGAAGTACAATAATTATGGTTTTCATGATGATGGAttttccatacatatatatattgtaaaTACTCTTTGCAGGAGTCTGTAACATCTAAAATCTGATAATGCAGCACTGCATTTCTTCATTTTTCTTCTCCCTCTTCTCCCTTTTTTTGTCGTACGGAGTACTCCATCCATTCCAATTTGTTtgatactttttaattttttagaGTGGAACAAGCTATTCATTGACAGTAATTTCTTCATatgtttttttaaatattttaaataattaattatgatgaCTTATAGTAATTTTTACGTAGTTTTCAgctatgtaaattttatttggaaaaatttaaagattttatgttcaaacacaagtcaaaataaaaaagtttaactctcgaaaaacgaaaagtgtaaaagaaattgggacaaagggagtaatttttatttatttgtttatgttTGGGTAAGCCTTTGTTGCTTACTTTCTTCGCAAAAATTTACACAAACAAAGTAAAATTAATACTTATAGGCCCTCGGAGCCATCTGCGACCTAAAGAGAACGACGGTTGAGAATTAAAGAGAACTCAGAATGTaaattttcaaagaaaattttgGCAAATTAATTTCTCCAAAATTTtacattcaaaataaattttaattgcACTCCACAATTTTTAtgaaaaactatatatatatatatatatatttaaaaccTAAAACGAAATCGAGTCCGGATACCATTTAATTGCTAATTCGGTCCATGATATGTGGTTGGCAGATGTAGCTACTCTTGAATCGAAATATCCAATTGTGTGTTTTACTTTCAAGCATTAATTACAAGTAGATGTGTTCCTTTATTTATTTCCCCTTCTGGAAGCAAACAAATTTGGTTGAAACTTATTAAAGCATGGAAGGTGAGCGATTGAGCGGAAGTACTTTGATAATGAACACAGCTGTTGTTGTTCTCATGTATAATTACTTCTTATTTAATGGAAAGCCGTACGTTATTAATTTGCTCGTCTTATTTATTAAGTATGTGACTACTGTAGGGATCTTTGTAGTTAAGTTGGTTGGCTATCTGCTTCACCTTGTTGGTGAATGTTCCATTTCCCTTAATTTCTTTCCCCATTTTTCCTTTTCCTATCCCCTAGAAGAGAAAAAATAAGAATGCGATTACTAGTCATTGGTAGGGAAAAGGATCCTATTTGCCCATCCattattaaaaaatatttaatattaTCCTCCAGTATACTATCAATTCATATTTGTTCTAACTGTTTATCCTTAAAACTGGATAACAATAAAATTTATACACGGTTCAAAGGATATGTGGTTTAGTCTAATACGAATGATTGTAAAGCAATAAATAATAGTGCAAAAGCGAGTAAGAACAATCAAACCACCACAACACAGTGATTTATTTCAGGAAACGTCCGACTAGTAAGCTTGGGTCCTCTGAACCGAGCTTGTGTTACAGTGGCCAATGAACAATTATTCAATACTTTGAGAGAGTAATAAACACTTAGAATCAATTGTATTGCTTTTTAGGTTTATGCATCTGAAAAAGAACTGCCAAAAGTAAAGGGggtcctcctctttatatagtacaGGAGTTTTAACCCTAGTACAAGTATAAATAAGGTACACAATCATTAATAACTGACGAGCGGGATCGGTGCCGAAATATCCGGTTGAGTGCGGATATTTCGGACTCTCACTTATCATGATTAACTGCCTTCCAATCCTATCTCGGTCTCTAGCTCCGACCGAACTCAACGACCCGGGACCAGACGTGGTCGGTCTGGCAATGATCCAATGCTTAACTTTGACCCTGATTGGGACTCGCCCGACTGAGCAAAGACCATAATGATCTTAATTTTCTTGTCGAGAAACCGAGGATACCCTTGTTCTCGGTTTTGcctgtatacagatagtccccctaTTTTCCGGAGGGTAGTATTAACTTCGGGAAATGGACCCGGATAAATCCGAGTATGCCGTACCTAGCCACCTAGGAAAAGACGTTCCCATCAAATCCTTGCACTCTGACCGTTGTTAGTCATAATTACTTCAGCCGCCTAATCAATCTTGGGAATCTGCCCCTTGTCAGAACTTTTAAATCCTTCAAAAAACATTTTGTACTCCCCACTATATAAAGCCCACATGTTTCCTCCTTGCCATGTACTTtgaacctaaaccctaaacctcaCCTTTTCAAGAAACCTTTGTTTGCCACTGCCAAGTTCTATATTTTCTTCTGAGTTTAGGACCATTTTTAGaccattattgtcacgacccaaccagagggctatgatgggtacccggagcaagcctaccgagcaccactcatcatactcACCATCATACTCAACTTAGGTCAACACAATTCCCAAACAAAGCTTACTATGAAATGATCTTCAACTACTCCTCAAAATATACATACATGTACAAtgtataagcccacgaggctacgaGATAATACACAAAACATACACCAAAAAGATCATAAGATATATACTACCCACATATGTATCTGCGGgtctctaactggagtactgaaatcataaagacaagacaggacctcgccatgccctaaatatgtacataaaagaatataccaataagcagcaactccgaagtagtggatTGCTCCTGTGTTTTTGCTGACAAACTCCTAGGGATTTGAactatctccctgtctacctgcgggcatgaacgcagcgtccacaaaagaaaggacgtcagtacgaacaatgtactgagtatgtaaggcatgaataatgacataataaaggaataaggaacatgagatcaagagataacctgcacatatgattgcctcttaaggtggataccatgcatgctaacttttacttttaaaaccacatcataacacatatgtgtgtgtgtctatatatatataaatagacaCTAGCCCGTATCCGGGATAGTCATcttacgccgcccactagtggtgactgcccagccaattAGGCCCAtgtaactatcatcatccataagccgcccacttacgcccagcgtagtggtgtctgcccggtcaACTAGGCCTGGTAtaatcatatataaaaataagcatgcacgTGAGCCCAATTAAAGCTACAAtcttatcagagtgacgtaaggtcggtgacctccgattaccttatggcataatcatcatcactatgtctcacctggAAGGAACAAATAACATGAGGTGAGAGCATAACAATGagtgaaatcaagaaaatcatagacttcttcaagttaaacattggtCAATcctcaaaacttcttttcaaagtCATCGATAACCATAGCTACCACATAATACCATACTCATctacatataatacttcctcaacatcattagtatcatccataacaaaattatactcatggcacaccaagaactatgactcaagtcaaattactattcaagaatatcattaaatacatgtttgagcttcatattccacttccttccttcattcaagttactccacaaccaaatactcttaataacatgaaatagataaaaaaaataaaattaaaaaaaaactcacTTTTGATCATATAGAAATGAAgcttggatgaagatacttcacttgagaaaaccccaacttcaataccaaaagatttcttgacttctacaaaccctagagggcctctccacacttgattctcttcATTCTTGGTAATTAATCTTTTATTTCCCTTGGGTTTGTGTTAATATGACatggagaatgttctagagctttcaagagttgtggagaatgtggaaaatgaaaaatatgaacttgggtcGTCTATTTgtaagtggaaaaaaaaaatctaacttgattgagttatacggacacttatatggtccgtataagtgaccgtataatattacTAGGGACTTACCATCTCTGGAACTATTATACGAACccttatatggaccatataagtggtcgtataacccactttttcccgaacttctctcgttgattcgtttgacctccaatccttatgaaatcTTCTTGGCACtaatataatacttcattaactatCCAAGGGGATTTATATCTCTTTCTCAAAGTGATGCTAAGCAAGGCTTAACTCAAACGATGTGAAATTCTCCCAAACACAACTCTACCTTAACGTTCTCCGACGAGCTTTCTTCTTTtgcttcaaatgtctttggaatcttaatcaGAATTATTGAATATCCTTTCCCACTTATAGGGAATTCATGTACATCCTAGACtcacgttagtctattcacagcacaaGAACATGAAATGTCTGAGGTGTAATAATTATCTTCCTCCGCTTGACACTACGCATTAGTCTCGGTCATGACTTCTCTGCCGTTGTTAACCCAAAGTGCAGACCATTCTTCGTCACTGCCACATTCACCGCCCTTGTCAGCGATGGGGGCGACCAGCCCTGAGGAGGAGCTAGAGTTCCTTGCTGCAGACATTCTTCCTGTCTGTTTTAAATATGCTAATGATTGCAAAATATCTTCTCATCTCTATCCTGTGGATAAATTCGAGTCCGTTATCGATGATGCTACCATCCTTGTAGTTTGGAATGATTGCAACCTCGGTGTAGATGTCGACGTCCGCCCTGTTTAAAGTGGGGCAAGGATCAACCATCATGTTGTTGGTTATTCGATGATCTGTACCTATCTCTTTGCCATCGGGTTTTCTCTTCCTATTCCTCAAGTGATTGAGGACTTCAGCCGTCGATACCGCATTTTTGTCGGCCAAATTGCTTCACAGATTTGGAGGCTCGTGTACTGCCTCGAAATTTTAGCCAACATAGCCGAGGTTTCTTTTACCCTCGACCATATGATACGTATATATGTCCTCCGGGTAATCCGAGGAGGGATAGTTCATCTGCTTCCTCGTGGAACTCGAGGCCTCATAGATCTGAAAGATGACTATTATCGAGGATGGCTAAATCGGTTCGTGATGATTCGTACGGTCCAACTACATCGTTCCTTGTCTGTAGACTTCCCGGAGACGTGGAACCCTATCCCGAATCTGATCGAACCTGAACTTGTAATCACCATATTTGAATGGGTAGTTGCACTTTTAGGCGCTTCCCGAAGTGTGGGCGGTTCTTAGAGGAGCATGGCACCCGAAGGGTGGAAAGGAAAAAACCATGGTGATTTTCAACCTGTTTGTGGCATTTCTTAGTTTTTCCATTTTATACTCTAACCTTGGCCCTTCGGCTTTCAGGGCTCCCGACGAGAAGGTCTTCAAAAGGAAAAAACATTGTTGAAGAGGGTACCGAGGATGCTGTTGGGGGGAAGAAAGACTACGTCCGCGTCGGTGAGAACGCCCAGTCGACGAGTCTCTACAAGCACCTCGATCGTTCCCTTAGGGATAGGCTCTCGTGTCAGAACGCGCCATATCATGGAGACTCGATTGGAGATACCTCGTAATGGACCACCCTCGATGATCATTCTTGATGAGGAGGATCTACCGGACCCAAACAACTCTAGTTCGGCTGCTCCCGAGGATAATCCCGGGATCATTTAGCTGATGCTTAGTATTGTATTAGTACCCTAGGGTATAGGCAGAAGTTCTCAACCTTCGGTTCACTATGCCGATTTGGGATTCCCTTCTGTTCTAGTTTAGGACCATAAGTTAGGTCTTTTTTGTTTTGTGGAACTGATGTAACAGAGGAAATTGGAAATTCGTTGCATGAAGAAAATTAGTAGAACTCATGGACTGGCCTTTTACTAGCTTTTATTGAATTCATTTGGCTTTTATCCTTCGTTTAAGCTTTCTTCTTCGTTCAAGCTCCCGTTACGTCGAACTCAAGGTTACCTTATCCTGTAAGTTTTGAATTAATGCGGGAAAAATCAAAACATCTTATCAACGACCCCCATGTTTATCTACTTCTTATTCCATCTCGAAATTCTCAGTCCGTTGGGGCTATAATCGGTCATGATCGACACTTGGCCCACTCAAGCATCGCCGGTCTCGGTTGAGTCAATGTCGATTTTTGTCCTTGACCAGGTTGAAGTCTCGACTACGGGACCTTTGGTCCAAATCTTTACATAACATAATGGTAAATCGAGGGCAGCTTTGACCTCGATCTCACCCATACACATGTGTGTAGATAGCTTGAAACGACGGGAAGTGGAAGTAGATCCGGTTCCTTCCACTGTAAGTTTCATATAATTTGATAAGATCAAACGTCCCATCAGTCGCGTCATTCTGACTTCAGCCACGCATCATATCCCGGTTGGGTGAACTGATGGTTACGGAATGGCAACCGTCTCGGCCCATCCCTATAAAAGGTAAAccttccttttcatttttttttactttcagaACCTATATTTTTCAAAGTTACCATCGTGCCTTTGAATATTCAAACCTTCATACATTCATATGTTCATACATTTACTTCCAAACCTTCAAAAATATACCCAGATCTTCAAACCTTCAAACCTTGTTATTCTCAGAACAATGGCCAAATCCACGCAAGCCAAAACCGGTGAGTCTTCCTCGGCTCCAAAACTGGAACCGAAACTATCTGATTTTGTCCCATCTGTTTATGTCATGACCAAGGATTTTAAGGTAGAGCGGCCTTCTTAACAAGGGGATCGGGGTGCTGAGATATCGGACTATATATGCACGATTCCCCCGAACAAACTCGAGCATGTCAAGAAGGATAGTGGATGGGAAGATTAAAAGGTCATTTTTCCCGAGCATAATGAAGCCATCACAACCCATGTGGAGGGATGAGTGTTTACACTTACCCCTTCACATTCAGCTTACTCGACACGGTAGTCATGGACTTTTGTAGGAGGTATGAGATCTGTCTCAGTCAGATCCACCCCTCGTTTTGGAGGATTGTTACACTCCTCCGTTATTTTGCGACCAACGTGAACGAATCTTTCACGATCAACCACCTTCTCCGGTTGTACAGTCCTCGAGTATTTCAGGGCGATATAATTAAGCTCACACGACGAGCAAGGAAAGCTCCTTTCTCTAGCCTCGATGAGGATAGGGACCGAGGCTGGCAGGGTCGATTCGTTAGGGTGAGGACCGAGAATCTGATCCCTTCCGATAAGATGCCGTTCTCCGAGAAGTGGAACCCGAACCGTAAGTAAATTATATTGTCAAACAGCTAAGTGGCACCTCTGATGCTTTATTTATGATGATTTTTAACTTTGCTCGTATGTTTGCAACAATTCCCCGAACCCTCAACGCGGTCGCTAACTTGGAGGAATGGGTAGGGGAAATTTTCTCTCAGCTTACTTACGTTGAATGTAATGGGCATTTACTGTCCAAGGGCAGATGGGAGGCCGAGAATCATGGTGAATCTCTGACTGAGGTGCTGCTCTACCTTCTCTTATACTATGCCATAATTCGTTCAATTATTTTGTTCTTCCTTCTCTGCAGGCCTTTCAAAGGCCACCAAGATCCGAGGGCAGGATGAAAGCTTCGGAAGATGAGGCTGATATTGAGGTTACTGGTGAGGGGCAACCTTCTAATCCCCCTACCCTTCCACAATCCGGGGTCGAGGCCACCGAGAAAGACAGGAAAGCGAAGAAGATGAGACAGTCCTCCGAACCTTTAGGTGCTCCCTCCGAGGGCAGAAAAAAGATGAGGCTTACCCCCACGGAGGCTTCTAAATAAGATACCAGGGCCCGGGTTCTAGAACCAGAGGCCATTGACCTACTCAAGAATCACCCCGATGACGAAGACTTTGTGTTAGTCAAGCACCGGTCTTCTGAAGAAAACACCAACCAAGAGCTGAAAAGCTCGACAGAAACCATTCCACCATTGGTGTAAAGTACAAACCAAGAGCTGTCAGGCTTGAAAGATAATGCCCTGAAATCGGCGGGTTGGGAAATCGTCGGGTCGGGAGTGGGAGTTCTCGAAGATGCTGCCACAGAGCCTTCATCCATTCTAGGAACGGAGAAGGAGATAGCTCCAATAGCCAGATTGAGGGCGACACCTACTTCCTCAGGCTCGAAGGTACCTTACATTCCACCTTTATATGGTATAGGTTCCGTTCTTCCCATACAAGTTGTGGCTTCGGCTGATACTATCATTTGCATACACGATTCGCCGCCTCGATCAATGGGCCCCCAATCTGAGAGCTCAAAAGCCAAAGATGTTGTTGGTCATTTGCCCGAGAAAGATGCTACCACAGTCGAGGACCACTCGGGGTTCGTCCATCTACCCGTTCCTGTAGCCAATAAATTTGGGGTTAACTCTGGTCCTCGATTGGAGAATTTTTTTTGACCCCGAGCATAGACCCAAATCAAAAAAGAcgggtcttgtttatggtatcGGTTGATATGAATATGCTGTCTGGGCCGGTCAAGGTGGCTAGCTATCTGTACCCTCTGGTGATCGCGGAGGATCGGAAGAAGATGAGTGAGGTCAATGTATCCTGCCTTTTCAATGAGGGTCAGCAGGCCTTAAACTGGGTACgccttcttcttttgtttttatactcagcttattttcctttcttattCTAACAATTGCTCTTTTTTTGTTCCACGCCTCCGTGCTTCATCATGAAAGGTTCCACCGACTGAGGAGAGAGGTGGACCGTCTCAAGGATCAGATCGATGAGCAAACTTGAGAGACGGAATCACTCAAGAAGATCTACGAGCAAAACATGGAGTTTTCCTTGAGCTTACTCGACCTCTCCACTCTTTAGTCCGATTTAGAGAAAGCCCGGAATGAGGTCATCGAGGTCAAACGGGAACATGACCTCCTAGCAGAGAAGGTAAGGGCTTTTGATGTTCGTAGTAAGTGGTTAATAGCCGATCCTAACGCTACCTCTTCTCAAGCCTGGGAATATGTGTCCCAGATCAACCAGCTTCAGTTTGAGCTCAACGAGATTAAGCCCGAGATCGAGGCCTTCAAGAGAAAAATGGATAGTGTTGCCTCCGAGCGAGATGTTCTCGAGGAAGAATTGGCATTGGCTAAGGATCAGCTCCGCATTATAACGGAGAAGGCTGATGAGAGGTCGAAGTTAATTACTAAGCTTCGATTGAAACTTGGCTTGGCCTAGATAGACCGAGACAATCTTAGCCGTGAAAATGTTAATCTGAGGGGTGAATAAAATGAAGCACTGGGCTAAATCTCGAGTTTTGATGGGATGTTAGCTCAGTACAAAGCCGATGTAACTGCGGCCAAGAGAATGAGCGACACTCGGGCCGAGTATATGCGGTGTCTATCCCGAAGGGAGACTTTAGAAGAAATTCATTCCACCGGGGTGGACTTATCGGGCCAGATTGAAAAGGCCAAAAGGCTCGAGGCAGAGGCGAAGGACAAGTATGATCCTGAGGGGTTGGATAGTGACCTCGAATCTGATGAGGGTGATGCTGAGGGCTCGGGTGAAGATCAGGCTTAAGAGCCTTAGATTTATTTTTGCTCTTTGAAACTCAAGGCCGTTATCTGAGCCTTTATAAACTTTTGACATATATATAAGAAAGCTTTCGCCCGGTTTATTCACCATTTTTCATTGCATTATATTCCTTATATGTTGTGCTTAAGGATTAGAATAATCACTGATTTGGTTTAGTGCTTGTCCGATACGCACTATTGCCTTAGCATACATCATTGCCTtagcaaaaaataaaatttaaagtgGTAGTGACTCAGTCTCGAGTGTTACCGACATGATATTGCCTTAGTACCGAATTTCAAAGACGATATCGAGGTTATTTGTTAATTGTTAACGAGTTAATGAACATGTGGCATGCAAAAggccttatttttctttttgcgAACTTAGACGTCTCTGGGTCGCATTGTGTGATCGAGTCGAAATCTCAATGACTTCGGACCTCGTTTTGACCGTAGTCGACTGAACAAGCTGGGTTGTAGTCTTCGAATATTTAGACCGTAGTTTTTAACAATTTAGACTATAGCCCTTTAGTTTGCACATTTCTGATACTTGGGGGTCCGATAGAATGTAATATTAATGCAGAGGAATAGTATTAGCCAAAATGATACTTTGAAAAAATATTACGTTTATTGATAGAACCGGAGACAAGATTATAATAGTTGCTGTGGGAAGAACAAACTAATCGGGCATGATTCAATCGACCGTTTGGCCCTTACAAAAAATCCTATCGTTCAAGCCTTGGCTTTTAAATAGGTATCGACTTGTCCAAGGTATGATAGTCCTCTAGTACTGGAGTTCGATGTGTGAGGGCTCGAGTACTATTGATCGGACGTGGGCAGTCCCCAGTCCCCGGTTCTTGACCAATCTTCTTAATTTTGGTAGCACGCTATATggcgctgcctcattaaaaaccttgccggaaaacccacctcgggacaaaatcggtcaaagggaaaaaaaagtgcagcacgtgctttcagtcctaagttT
Encoded proteins:
- the LOC132642497 gene encoding uncharacterized protein LOC132642497 produces the protein MSALESPLEALAFNYLSFGLFTVVNSIWAWVAVITAALSFWRIKTSSTLSKPAIRGEYPGGTMFVPPSEQADSVSVNNETSATSPATPLTSLSPRVLDNELGGTKGKFATYFELDDLNHHNRADKKGRDEFKILSQWIQNDTLASNYVEEEELCTEWYESWGKVIKTRKGEMGWYNCQDLMVINGNVVRLWEGCRRFREPETTAFLCGVVRTW